In the Mytilus trossulus isolate FHL-02 chromosome 1, PNRI_Mtr1.1.1.hap1, whole genome shotgun sequence genome, one interval contains:
- the LOC134718319 gene encoding uncharacterized protein LOC134718319: protein MGKLCFACIVLASVLICQSSPIKKLQSRDFDLHNVVRFAYDRQGLEKELGEATTAEVQEFLQSVQKDLSDIEAITQKILHHDWTTELELTEEEQELLFHLWIMDSYLPNIGGGPKSLFLEDCKKEYMATDFSTEATFDDAKMAALVQILTCGYNGWRTMEHVLDISDLTEDDLKSVGTMAEIVEKISIGVSEMFTLGRFLEVIATLDGSEYTDQESFNKALKSDAIEKMDKKPNGEHTDEGMGDDDKDDSSKPDGDMRPRPTGARPRPTGARPRPTGARPKPDGDRKNMRPKPTVQSIDQVLESRNGKSSSNAVSLVSRINRIRDLKEKILLSKILKALSDKRK from the exons ATGGGGAAGTTGTGTTTCGCTTGTATTGTTTTGGCTTCTGTTTTGATATGCCAGTCATCGCCAATTAAAAAGTTGCAG AGCCGTGACTTTGACCTACACAATGTTGTGAGATTCGCATATGACAGACAGGGCTTAGAAAAGGAACTGGGAGAAGCAACAACTGCAGAAGTACAGGAATTTCTTCAATCAGTCCAGAAGGATTTGAGCGACATCGAGGCTATTACCCAAAAGATATTACATC ATGACTGGACCACAGAGCTGGAACTTACTGAAGAAGAACAAGAACTCCTCTTTCATTTGTGGATAATGGATTCCTACCTACCAAATATTGGAG GTGGCCCAAAGAGTCTTTTCTTGGAAGATTGTAAAAAAG AATACATGGCCACAGATTTTAGCACGGAGGCTACTTTTGATGATGCAAAAATGGCTGCATTGGTACAGATTTTGACCTGTGGATATAATGGTTGGAGAACGATGGAGCATGTATTAGACATTAGTGACCTAACAG AAGATGACTTGAAATCAGTGGGCACGATGGCTGAAATAGTGGAAAAGATCTCAATTGGTGTTTCTGAGATGTTCACCCTTGGACGATTTCTTGAAGTTATTGCTACACTGGACGGATCCGAGTACACCGACCAAG AATCGTTCAACAAAGCTTTGAAAAGTGATGCCATAGAAAAGATGGACAAGAAACCAAATGGTGAGCATACAGACGAGGGAATGGGTGATGATGACAAGGACGATAGTAGTAAGCCAGATGGTGACATGCGTCCAAGGCCCACAGGCGCTCGTCCAAGGCCCACAGGTGCTCGTCCAAGGCCAACAGGTGCTCGTCCTAAGCCAGATGGCGACAGAAAAAACATGCGTCCAAAGCCCACAGTACAAAGCATTGACCAAGTCTTAGAGTCTCGTAATGGCAAATCATCATCAAACGCCGTTTCATTAGTATCTAGAATAAATAGAATCAGGGATCTCAAGGAGAAAATCTTATTGTCTAAGATTCTGAAGGCTTTAAGTGACAAACGCAAATAA